Proteins encoded together in one Microcebus murinus isolate Inina chromosome 16, M.murinus_Inina_mat1.0, whole genome shotgun sequence window:
- the CD79A gene encoding B-cell antigen receptor complex-associated protein alpha chain, which translates to MPRSSGVLQALPATMFLFFLLSAACLGPGCQALWVDRGPPSVTVSVGDEVHLPCQYNGSRNNVTVTWWRIIQGNHVWPPESITHSPISSNGELIIEKVNKSHGGMYRCRVHEEGQPHQHSCGTYLRVREPPPRPFLDMGEGTKNRIITAEGIILLFCAVVPGTLLLFRKRWQNEKFGVDVQDEYEDENLYEGLNLDDCSMYEDISRGLQGTYQDVGSLNIGDVQLEKP; encoded by the exons ATGCCTAGGAGTTCGGGAGTTCTCCAAGCTCTGCCTGCTACCATGTTCCTCTTCTTCTTGCTGTCTGCTGCCTGCCTGG GTCctgggtgccaggccctgtgggTGGACAGGGGCCCGCCATCGGTGACAGTGAGCGTGGGGGATGAGGTCCACCTTCCTTGCCAGTACAATGGCAGCAGAAATAACGTCACGGTCACCTGGTGGCGCATCATCCAAGGCAACCATGTGTGGCCCCCTGAGAGTATAACCCATAGCCCCATATCCTCCAATGGTGAGCTGATCATCGAAAAAGTGAACAAGAGCCACGGGGGCATGTACAGGTGCCGCGTCCACGAAGAAGGCCAACCACACCAGCACTCCTGTGGCACCTACCTCCGAGTCCGTG AGCCACCCCCTAGACCCTTCCTGGACATGGGGGAGGGCACCAAGAACCGCATCATCACAGCCGAGGGGATCATCCTTCTGTTCTGTGCCGTGGTGCCTGGGACTCTGCTACTGTTCAGG AAACGATGGCAGAACGAGAAGTTCGGGGTCGATGTCCAGGATGAATACGAAGATGAAAATCTCTACGAG GGCTTAAACCTGGATGACTGCTCCATGTATGAGGACATCTCCCGGGGCCTCCAGGGCACCTACCAGGATGTGGGCAGCCTCAACATTGGAGACGTCCAGCTGGAGAAGCCGTGA